A single window of Vigna unguiculata cultivar IT97K-499-35 chromosome 1, ASM411807v1, whole genome shotgun sequence DNA harbors:
- the LOC114185496 gene encoding cation/calcium exchanger 2, whose product MFSTATVSVPKRMGFRVGVTLFLNISFLMIVFCVSLIAHFHSSDHVVLRRNLLGLRGVEKDCKSFHKLKDSKAKCFYLKSNDPCVSQGYVDYLYIFYCKVGDFPLLGHSLLFLWLLVLFYLLANTASEYFCPSLENLSKLLRLSPTIAGVTLLSLGNGANDVFATLVSFKGSGTQDIGFNTVLGGASFVSCVVVGIVSISIRQRGIRVKKWALVRDVCFLLLVLFCLLIILITGEISVPGAIGFCLMYVVYVVVVYVSSKRGNKGVCDDADTESDGDLSHGGGNDLGVPLLIGMEKGLADTTLEFEVKTGRKCCCLKSSICRMLLCVMEMPLYLPRRLTIPVVCEERWSKGYAVCSAMLAPLLLSFLWVPNKENNFNPNLIVCGIALLVGITLGVTAFFTTNVSSPPRKYLFPWLAGGFVMSVTWSYISAQELVGLLVSLGYICGVSPSILGLTVLAWGNSLGDLVTNLTMALYGGSEGAQIAISGCYAGPIFNIVVGLGLSLVSTTWSEYPFSVVIPKDPYLWETLALLAVGLVWALVVLIRRDMKLDAVLGVGLLVIYFISLFLRLIQTLGSLQFQNMINSLFITS is encoded by the coding sequence ATGTTCTCCACCGCCACAGTTTCTGTCCCCAAACGCATGGGGTTCAGAGTCGGTGTCACTTTGTTCCTGAATATCTCCTTCCTCATGATCGTGTTTTGTGTTTCTCTTATTGCCCACTTCCATTCTTCGGATCATGTTGTTCTGAGGAGAAACCTGTTAGGCTTGAGGGGGGTTGAAAAAGATTGCAAAAGTTTCCACAAATTGAAAGACTCAAAAGCCAAGTGTTTTTACTTGAAATCCAATGATCCGTGTGTTTCTCAGGGTTATGTCGACTACCTTTACATTTTCTATTGCAAAGTGGGGGATTTCCCTCTTTTGGGTCATAGTCTTTTGTTTCTTTGGCTTTTGGTTCTGTTCTACCTGTTGGCCAACACAGCCTCCGAATACTTTTGTCCTTCTCTTGAGAATTTGTCCAAATTGCTGAGGCTCTCTCCCACAATTGCTGGGGTGACTCTTCTCTCTCTTGGAAATGGTGCTAATGATGTTTTTGCCACCCTTGTCTCTTTTAAGGGTAGTGGGACCCAGGACATTGGTTTCAACACTGTGCTTGGAGGTGCATCCTTTGTTTCTTGTGTTGTGGTTGGAATAGTAAGCATTTCAATTAGGCAAAGGGGGATTCGGGTCAAGAAGTGGGCCTTGGTGAGAGATGTCTGTTTCCTTCTCCTGGTTCTTTTCTGTTTGTTGATCATTTTGATCACAGGTGAAATCAGTGTTCCTGGGGCAATTGGTTTTTGCTTGATGTATGTGGTGTATGTGGTGGTTGTTTATGTCTCATCTAAACGAGGGAACAAAGGTGTATGTGACGATGCTGATACTGAAAGTGATGGTGATTTGAGTCATGGTGGTGGCAATGATTTAGGTGTGCCTTTGCTTATTGGGATGGAGAAAGGACTTGCAGATACAACTCTGGAATTTGAAGTGAAAACAGGGAGGAAATGTTGCTGTTTAAAATCTTCAATTTGTAGAATGTTACTTTGTGTCATGGAGATGCCACTTTACTTGCCTAGGAGATTGACAATTCCTGTTGTTTGTGAAGAAAGATGGTCCAAAGGGTATGCAGTTTGTTCAGCTATGCTAGCACCACTTCTACTGTCTTTCTTGTGGGTACCAAACAAGGAAAACAACTTCAACCCAAACCTTATTGTTTGTGGAATTGCATTGTTGGTTGGGATTACACTAGGGGTAACAGCATTTTTCACAACCAATGTGTCAAGCCCTCCAAGGAAGTACTTGTTTCCTTGGCTTGCAGGAGGGTTTGTGATGAGTGTGACTTGGAGCTACATTTCAGCTCAAGAATTGGTGGGGTTGCTGGTTTCACTTGGTTACATATGTGGGGTCAGTCCTTCAATTCTGGGGCTAACAGTTCTTGCATGGGGGAATTCACTTGGGGATTTGGTGACAAATTTGACAATGGCTTTGTATGGTGGATCAGAAGGTGCTCAGATTGCAATATCAGGGTGTTATGCTGGTCCTATCTTCAATATAGTGGTTGGATTAGGCTTATCTCTTGTGAGCACTACTTGGTCAGAGTACCCATTTTCTGTTGTGATTCCTAAAGATCCATATCTTTGGGAGACATTAGCACTTTTGGCAGTTGGATTGGTTTGGGCTCTTGTTGTGTTGATTAGAAGAGATATGAAACTTGATGCAGTATTGGGAGTAGGACTCTTGGTTATTTACTTCATTTCTCTGTTTCTGAGGCTGATTCAGACACTTGGGTCACTCCAATTTCAGAATATGATAAACTCACTCTTCATAACATCATAA
- the LOC114190257 gene encoding uncharacterized protein LOC114190257, giving the protein MRNQSSCCSSGGYRGLGEAPTCNCGVATVLRTARTIKNGGRQFWGCPNFKGGSEGCYGCNFFKWCIKDGDDKKDAIILRQRRKIYILEKEVKGWRKWVNLLIGLIDIVVKD; this is encoded by the exons ATGCGAAATCAAAGCTCATGCTGTAGTAGTGGTGGCTATAGAGGCTTGGGTGAAGCACCCACATGCAATTGTGGAGTGGCAACTGTGCTGAGAACAGCTAGAACAATCAAGAATGGTGGGAGACAGTTTTGGGGATGCCCTAATTTCAAG GGTGGAAGTGAAGGTTGTTATGGGTGCAATTTCTTTAAATGGTGCATTAAAGATGGTGATGACAAAAAAGATGCAATTATTCTGAGGCAAAGGCGAAAGATTTATATTCTAGAGAAAGAAGTTAAGGGATGGAGAAAGTGGGTGAACTTGTTAATTGGATTG ATTGATATTGTAGTGAAAGATTAG